From one Variovorax sp. PBL-H6 genomic stretch:
- a CDS encoding ABC transporter ATP-binding protein, giving the protein MSTHAPLLEVRGLTKRYLGLTAVDQLDYQVEAGTIVGLIGPNGSGKSTSIDCISGFQRADEGAWFLDGEPLAGLLPHRIARAGLTRTFQTVRAYDDMSLLDNLRVAAQESDGSGWLASLRRSRAVRDKEAAAARRGRELLDTVGLLAYADAPAAILSYGQRKLLAIAASMMARPRLVVLDEPVAGVNPTMVRHIETVVRKLNAEGVTLVIVEHNVDFIMNLCQRVVVLESGRKIADGAPGLIRSDPRVLAAYLGKQAAEVEAAHV; this is encoded by the coding sequence ATGAGCACCCATGCACCGCTGCTGGAAGTGCGCGGCCTCACCAAGCGCTACCTCGGCCTGACGGCGGTCGACCAGCTCGACTACCAGGTCGAGGCCGGCACCATCGTGGGCCTCATCGGTCCCAACGGATCGGGCAAGAGCACCAGCATCGACTGCATCAGCGGATTCCAGCGTGCCGACGAAGGCGCGTGGTTCCTCGACGGCGAGCCGCTCGCCGGCCTGTTGCCGCACAGGATTGCGCGTGCGGGGCTCACGCGCACCTTCCAGACAGTCCGGGCCTACGACGACATGAGCCTGCTCGACAACCTGCGCGTTGCCGCGCAGGAGAGCGATGGCTCCGGGTGGCTCGCTTCGCTGCGCCGCAGCCGCGCGGTGCGCGACAAGGAGGCCGCCGCCGCCCGACGGGGCCGCGAGTTGCTGGACACCGTGGGCCTGCTGGCCTATGCGGACGCGCCCGCCGCGATCCTCTCGTATGGCCAACGCAAGCTGCTCGCGATCGCCGCCAGCATGATGGCCCGGCCGCGCCTGGTGGTGCTCGACGAGCCCGTGGCCGGCGTCAACCCGACCATGGTGCGGCATATCGAAACCGTGGTGCGAAAACTCAACGCCGAGGGCGTGACGCTGGTGATCGTGGAACACAACGTCGACTTCATCATGAATCTCTGCCAGCGCGTCGTCGTCCTCGAATCCGGCCGCAAGATCGCGGACGGGGCGCCGGGCCTCATCCGCAGCGACCCGCGCGTACTCGCCGCCTATCTCGGCAAGCAAGCTGCCGAAGTCGAGGCCGCTCATGTCTGA
- a CDS encoding ABC transporter ATP-binding protein, protein MSEPQVREPLLEFDALSAGYGDNPIVRDFSARIDTGSITTIIGPNGAGKSTLLKAVYGLNRHFGGSLRFAGEAIEQLSPQERLRRGIGFVPQGRCNFPLMTVRENLELGAYTLKGAAVAQAMERVIEQFPMLGAKLKVLAGNLSGGEQQMLETAMVLEAQPRLLLLDEPSLGLSPGNQDQIFDSIATLRSKGLTVLVVEQNAHGALQISDTGIVMELGRLFLMKSAAEVISDPRIKVAYLGGSAA, encoded by the coding sequence ATGTCTGAGCCGCAGGTGCGCGAGCCCCTGCTCGAATTCGATGCGCTCTCCGCCGGATACGGAGACAACCCGATCGTGCGTGACTTCAGCGCCCGCATCGACACCGGCAGCATCACGACCATCATCGGCCCCAACGGTGCCGGCAAGTCGACCTTGCTCAAGGCGGTGTACGGGCTCAACCGCCACTTCGGCGGAAGCCTGCGCTTCGCAGGCGAAGCCATCGAGCAGCTGTCGCCGCAAGAGCGGCTCCGGCGCGGCATCGGCTTCGTGCCGCAGGGGCGCTGCAACTTCCCGCTCATGACGGTGCGTGAAAACCTGGAGCTTGGCGCCTACACGCTGAAGGGAGCCGCCGTCGCCCAGGCGATGGAGCGTGTGATCGAACAGTTTCCGATGCTCGGTGCCAAGCTCAAGGTGCTGGCCGGCAATCTCAGCGGCGGCGAGCAGCAGATGCTCGAAACCGCGATGGTGCTGGAGGCGCAACCCCGTCTGCTGCTGCTGGACGAGCCCTCGCTCGGCCTGTCCCCGGGCAACCAGGACCAGATCTTCGATTCCATTGCCACCCTGCGCAGCAAGGGCCTCACGGTGTTGGTCGTGGAGCAGAACGCGCATGGCGCGCTGCAGATTTCCGACACCGGCATCGTCATGGAGCTGGGGCGGCTCTTCCTGATGAAGAGCGCGGCCGAGGTGATCTCGGACCCGCGCATCAAGGTGGCCTATCTGGGCGGCTCGGCGGCCTGA